The Methanobacterium lacus genome includes a region encoding these proteins:
- a CDS encoding RAD55 family ATPase gives MIKTTKSGIPGFDELTSTDEFPGGIPLSRTTLIYGPPKTGKTIFANQFTYDGLENNLPCLYITADQGIKQLTTSMMEFNWFLQRYIESGDIYIIDGISQLGGVKLDDSVNYKTTTIGNPAELMIKVGIGSRYVYRKSPEFRSVLDSATTMFAFNQEQMVLRVLNAYIRRNNEAGGAGLMTYTEGSTTDKTEQQLLSLFDNLIRMDGNTITIRSEYNQSEKPDNFKSVYSISENGIVVEH, from the coding sequence TTGATTAAAACTACAAAATCCGGAATTCCTGGATTTGATGAATTAACAAGCACTGATGAGTTTCCAGGAGGTATTCCTCTTAGCAGAACCACATTAATTTATGGCCCTCCTAAAACTGGTAAAACTATATTTGCAAACCAGTTCACCTATGATGGATTAGAGAACAACCTTCCCTGCCTATATATCACTGCAGATCAGGGAATTAAACAGCTAACAACTAGCATGATGGAATTTAACTGGTTCTTGCAGAGGTACATAGAAAGTGGTGATATATACATCATCGATGGTATATCTCAGCTCGGAGGTGTGAAGCTTGACGACAGCGTCAACTACAAAACCACCACCATAGGAAATCCTGCAGAATTGATGATCAAGGTAGGTATAGGTTCAAGATACGTGTACAGAAAAAGTCCCGAGTTCCGATCTGTACTTGACTCTGCTACAACCATGTTTGCATTTAACCAGGAACAGATGGTTCTAAGAGTATTAAATGCGTACATTAGACGTAACAATGAAGCTGGGGGTGCTGGTTTGATGACCTACACCGAGGGATCCACCACAGACAAAACAGAACAACAACTCCTCTCCCTGTTTGACAATCTCATACGGATGGATGGAAATACCATCACCATAAGATCAGAGTACAATCAATCTGAAAAGCCAGACAACTTCAAATCTGTTTACAGCATTAGTGAAAATGGAATAGTGGTAGAACACTGA
- a CDS encoding tetratricopeptide repeat protein: protein MMEFFLVNGFFDRFAGLEKENDPGDESEEYDLDEYLDILNEYRDAEADILINIATIYFENENMEESLKYLEEAIIIYDGLDYLEKKALVMDIMGDIYYNTDEKRTALEYYKEAFKLYSETDSDTKENIISKINETEKDLVSVQSKSTLSSVKPQKKAPLEVSTDDYIGISTEIEEVIGILNGAKTYMSYANHENPIKQLENAYEMSSGIGDNDASATILMIKGNLTLKESKPVEALEDFKKGLELFKLTNNFTGEAVAMLLIGTAHYITGNMDIVAENFRKSIELLRQINNISGEEKAIKLMNTIYEE, encoded by the coding sequence ATGATGGAATTTTTTCTTGTAAACGGGTTTTTTGACAGGTTCGCTGGACTAGAAAAAGAAAATGACCCTGGTGATGAATCCGAAGAATATGACTTGGATGAATATCTAGACATTTTAAATGAATACAGGGATGCTGAAGCAGATATACTCATCAACATTGCAACCATTTACTTCGAAAATGAAAACATGGAAGAATCTTTGAAATATCTTGAAGAGGCTATCATAATCTACGATGGGCTTGATTATCTGGAGAAAAAGGCTTTGGTGATGGATATCATGGGAGATATTTATTACAACACAGATGAAAAAAGAACAGCTCTGGAGTACTACAAAGAAGCCTTTAAATTGTACTCAGAAACAGATTCAGATACCAAAGAAAATATCATCTCCAAGATAAATGAAACTGAAAAGGATTTGGTGTCTGTCCAATCAAAATCCACACTTTCAAGTGTCAAACCCCAAAAGAAAGCTCCTTTAGAAGTCAGTACAGATGATTACATAGGGATAAGCACGGAAATTGAGGAAGTTATTGGGATATTAAACGGGGCCAAAACCTACATGTCCTATGCTAACCATGAAAATCCAATAAAACAGCTCGAAAATGCCTATGAAATGTCCAGTGGGATTGGTGATAACGATGCCAGTGCCACCATACTCATGATCAAGGGCAATTTAACACTTAAAGAATCCAAACCAGTTGAAGCATTGGAAGATTTCAAGAAGGGTCTTGAATTGTTTAAACTAACCAATAATTTCACTGGAGAAGCAGTTGCAATGCTTTTAATAGGTACTGCCCATTATATCACAGGAAACATGGATATTGTGGCTGAAAACTTCAGAAAATCCATAGAACTCTTGAGGCAGATAAATAACATATCTGGAGAAGAAAAAGCTATAAAACTCATGAACACTATCTACGAAGAGTAA
- a CDS encoding RAD55 family ATPase, protein MIACIESGIPGFDELTRTDSFMGGIPENSSTLVYGPPKTGKSIFSDQFCFNGLVNEEPCLYITTNKGLKMLKSDMNDYNLSVDEYMMNGSLHIIDTISDILEKKVEPTGTVVNSEINNPTDLMVNIGSKINVVRNQNSRFRSVLNSATTLLTYNESMLIVRVIKAYLMRIKEAGGTSLITYTEDSADNIIETMLKSMVDNIIRMDGNELQVEAMKGFGKIKTNYTITEDGIMLE, encoded by the coding sequence ATGATTGCATGTATTGAATCAGGAATCCCTGGATTTGATGAACTGACACGCACAGACAGTTTCATGGGAGGAATACCCGAAAACTCAAGTACACTGGTGTACGGACCTCCAAAAACAGGAAAATCTATCTTCAGTGATCAATTCTGTTTCAATGGGCTGGTAAATGAAGAACCATGCCTTTACATCACAACCAACAAGGGATTAAAGATGTTGAAATCAGATATGAATGATTATAACCTTTCTGTCGATGAATATATGATGAATGGTTCTCTGCACATCATAGATACAATATCAGACATTTTAGAGAAAAAAGTAGAACCAACAGGCACAGTTGTTAATTCGGAGATAAACAACCCCACAGATCTCATGGTGAACATAGGATCCAAGATAAACGTGGTTCGAAATCAGAATTCAAGGTTCAGATCTGTTTTAAATTCTGCAACCACCCTTTTGACATACAACGAAAGTATGTTGATTGTACGGGTGATTAAAGCCTACCTCATGAGGATTAAAGAAGCTGGAGGAACATCTTTAATAACTTACACCGAAGATTCAGCGGATAATATCATAGAAACCATGCTTAAATCCATGGTGGACAACATCATAAGGATGGATGGAAATGAATTACAAGTCGAAGCCATGAAAGGATTTGGGAAGATTAAAACCAATTACACCATTACAGAAGATGGAATCATGTTGGAGTAA